Genomic DNA from uncultured Desulfuromusa sp.:
TGAATAGTGCCAATCAGGATAAAAAGAAAATCGCGGTTGTCGGAAGTGGAGTCGCTGGCATTGTCAGTGCTTATTTGCTGCAGGAAAAGTATCAGATCACCTTGTTTGAACAGAACGATTATCTTGGTGGCCATACCAACACCGTAGAAATAACCGCAGGTTCGGATGCCGGATTAGCCATTGACACTGGCTTTATTGTCTTAAACGACGCCACCTATCCACTGTTCCAGAAATTTCTTGCTCGCCTCGACGTTCCGACTCGCGTTTCTGAAATGTCCTTCGGTTTTCAGTGTCTGCAATCTGGACTGGTATATGCGGGGAATGACCTGAATGGCCTGTTTGCCCAGAGGAAAAACCTGCTTAACCCGATTTTTTATCGGTTCTTATGTGAAATTTTCCGCTTCAACCATACTGCCAGCAGAGACCTTGACGCCGGCTCTGTTGCAGCCATCACCCTTGGTGAGTATCTGCAACAGGGGGAATTTTCACCCTACATGATCGAAAACTACCTGCTCCCGATGGCCGCAGCGATCTGGTCGACTCCAACATTGCGCGCAGCAGATTTCCCGGCTGAAGCGTTCCTGCGGTTCTTCAAAAACCACGGACTTTTAGACATTCGCAACCGGCCACAATGGAAGACGGTTGTTGGCGGGAGCTTTGCTTACATTAAGGCATTTAAGCGTGATTTTACTGGCAAATACCATTTAAATTCCGGGGTAGAAAAAGTATTCCGCGAGACCGATACTGTCCGTCTCCAGTTTGCCGATGGACGCAATGAGCGGTTCGATCACGTTGTCATCGCCACCCATGCGGATCAAGCACTGCGCCTGCTTGGAGATCCGAGCGCGGAGGAACAAAGCTTGCTTTCGCCTTGGGAATACCAGCTCAATCATACAGTTCTGCATACAGATACTTCTTTGCTACCACAGCAAAAATCGGCCTGGTCGGCCTGGAACTTTACCCGGGAAATTGCGGAAGAAACCGACCAGCAGCCGGTCTTTGTCAGTTATTATATGAATCGACTGCAGGGATTGCAGGCGCATCAAGACTACTGCGTCACCCTCAATCGTCGCGAAAGCTTTCGACCAGAAACGGTCATCGCCGAGTTTGACTACCATCACCCCCAGTATAGCTTTGCTTCTTTAGCAACACAGACAGAGTTGCCAACCCTGAATGGGGTCAACAACAGCTGGTTCTGTGGCAGTTACTTTGGTTACGGATTCCATGAGGATGCCGTCCGTTCTGCAGTGGCTGTCGCAGAAGATTTAGGAGTCCAGTTATGAACTCGATGATCTATCGGGGGAAAGTCACGCATGCGCGTTTGTCTCCAGTGCAACACAACTTCCGCTATCCCGTTTACTTTTATGCCTTTGATCTTGATGAACTTCCGGATCTAGCACGCAACAACCCACTCTTTGGCTACAATCAACTGCGACCGGTGGCAATCCACGATAAAGATTATTTACGAATCGGCACTGAACCGATACGTGTAAAACTGGAGCAGACCTTGCGCGAACAGGGAATCAACACTGCCGTCGGCAAGGTTATGCTGGTAACCTCCGCAAGATATTTCAACTACATCTTCAATCCAGTCAGCTTTTTTTACTGCTACACTCGGGATGAAGAACTCCTTTGCATCGTCGCTCAGGTCAATAATACTTTTGGTGAAATGCATCTCTATCTGTTGTCAAAACCTGAAGACGAAGCAGCAAATGGTCAACTGGTTTACCTTCATCCCAAGCAATTTCACGTTTCCCCCTTTTTTACCCGCGAAGGTCACTACAAATTTCTGCTGACCGAAGCGACAGGCTTTCTCGATAACCAGATCAACTTTTATCAGGATGAGACCCTGGTCATTATTGCCCGACTCCAAGGGCAATCTGAACCACTCACTCCGAGGAATTTACTGCGAACAATTATCAGACATCCATTGAGTGCAGCCCTGACCATGCCGCGGATTCTCTGGCAGGCGGCCAAGCTCTACTGGCAAAGGAGGCTACCCGTGCACAACAAGCCCGTTCCTGATCATTCTATGACCATCCGTCCCGTTGCCCCAAGTTTTCTCGACAGAATCGGGATGATTCTCTGTTTTAAGTTTCTCTCCCGCCTGTCTGTAGGACAACTGCAAGTCCGTTTACCTGATGGCAGCCTGCACCTGTTTGGAAATACCAAAGATCAGTCGCCACAACAGCTCTCTATCCACGAATATCGTTTCTTTCGCCGCGTGATGTTCTCCGGGGAAATTGGTTTTGGTGAGGCTTTTACCGCCGGGGATTGGACAACTGAGAACCTCCCCAGCCTATTAACCTTGTTAGCCAATAACGAACAACTGGTGGATGATCGTGGTCTGCTCACTGCAACTCTGGGCCGCTGGATCAACTACCTGCGACATCAGCTCCGTGCCAACACAATCAAAGGAAGTTCACGCAATATCCGTGAGCACTATGACCTGAGCAATGATTTTTTTGCCACATTTCTTGACCCAAGCATGACCTATTCCTCGGCCCTATTTAAATCAGAAACGGAAGGTTTATCCCGGGCACAGGTCAACAAGATTCAGACCATCATAGATAAAGCCGGGATCAGCAAAAACGACCATGTCCTGGAGATAGGTTGCGGCTGGGGCAGTTTTGCGA
This window encodes:
- a CDS encoding DUF1365 family protein, with protein sequence MNSMIYRGKVTHARLSPVQHNFRYPVYFYAFDLDELPDLARNNPLFGYNQLRPVAIHDKDYLRIGTEPIRVKLEQTLREQGINTAVGKVMLVTSARYFNYIFNPVSFFYCYTRDEELLCIVAQVNNTFGEMHLYLLSKPEDEAANGQLVYLHPKQFHVSPFFTREGHYKFLLTEATGFLDNQINFYQDETLVIIARLQGQSEPLTPRNLLRTIIRHPLSAALTMPRILWQAAKLYWQRRLPVHNKPVPDHSMTIRPVAPSFLDRIGMILCFKFLSRLSVGQLQVRLPDGSLHLFGNTKDQSPQQLSIHEYRFFRRVMFSGEIGFGEAFTAGDWTTENLPSLLTLLANNEQLVDDRGLLTATLGRWINYLRHQLRANTIKGSSRNIREHYDLSNDFFATFLDPSMTYSSALFKSETEGLSRAQVNKIQTIIDKAGISKNDHVLEIGCGWGSFAIQAVQQTGCRVTGITLSHEQLALAQQRVQDAGLEDQIDLQLRDYRHIEGQYDKIVSIEMLEAVGHAGLQPFFTACDKALLPGGKAVIQVITIPDSKYNAYRYSSDWIRKHIFPGGHLPSIGVLAKSLTASSKLRINSLEQHGLDYGKTLDIWRQTFLEKRLEILALGYDKNFLRTWEYYFAFCQAGFDAQIIDLTQLVVEKAKHV
- a CDS encoding FAD-dependent oxidoreductase, with the protein product MNSANQDKKKIAVVGSGVAGIVSAYLLQEKYQITLFEQNDYLGGHTNTVEITAGSDAGLAIDTGFIVLNDATYPLFQKFLARLDVPTRVSEMSFGFQCLQSGLVYAGNDLNGLFAQRKNLLNPIFYRFLCEIFRFNHTASRDLDAGSVAAITLGEYLQQGEFSPYMIENYLLPMAAAIWSTPTLRAADFPAEAFLRFFKNHGLLDIRNRPQWKTVVGGSFAYIKAFKRDFTGKYHLNSGVEKVFRETDTVRLQFADGRNERFDHVVIATHADQALRLLGDPSAEEQSLLSPWEYQLNHTVLHTDTSLLPQQKSAWSAWNFTREIAEETDQQPVFVSYYMNRLQGLQAHQDYCVTLNRRESFRPETVIAEFDYHHPQYSFASLATQTELPTLNGVNNSWFCGSYFGYGFHEDAVRSAVAVAEDLGVQL